The Punica granatum isolate Tunisia-2019 chromosome 4, ASM765513v2, whole genome shotgun sequence sequence tatccggtagagtccctaaaagtagacaagcctgcaactcatcgggtaatattatctccaggttcgtcaactggttaataatatcctggaaattactcatgtgcgcagccatatcacctccatcctgaaaacgaagatgaaccagcttcttcacgaggaatgccttattttgcggtgtcttcctcgcatagagatttgtcaatttatcccacaaaacttttgcatttgtctcctgagcaacatgatgataaatactattgtctatccactgccgaatcaaaccaatagtcttccgatttgtgcgttcccaagccttgtcatccttatctttgggtttcgcggaatccccttcaatgggatcgtacaaatccctgcaaaatagaagatcctccatccgagacttccatatagagtagttggttgcattcaacttgaacatagatcctgtagattcctccatctcgaaaacaccgaaaaactcaaacttctctaacccgaggctctgataccacttgttgggaagggatgtactcaaccaaacaataacgcagtgattaatcttcctccccttctagtgtaatcgagataggaactaatcaaatcaaccaacaagcagtaaagtaaaagaacaccaataattttacgtggaaaaccccgatgtggggaaaaaccacgggaccaactccgaatcaacgatccactatgaatgaaggttatacaatgtctttcatcaagggtaaacccttggatcaccaaactcaagagaaacactctcttggatcacccaaatactaaattcgtcacccacaccgggtcgttcacaaaatcagctgaaacagcacctacagagctcgaatagaaattctgaccgttcagaagttagccccacgtgttgtgaagctgctgtcaaaatttcgtcccaatcggagttcgtttgatgtcccgatcgaggtttgatctccagctgcgctcTGCCCCTGTTTATCCGATTTTGCTCTGTTCTTTTGTTGCTGCTTCTGCTGATCTGCTGCTTCTGTCTGCTGCTGCCGCACGTCCACTGATCTGTagctgttctgctgctatttATTCCTCAGCTAGTTTGCTGAAAtattaaccctaacaaaaatgggttcttgggcctattaaagcccgataaaaacccaatacaatttgagcccaacttcctccaaattggagggatacccaacaaatatatatatatgtatatatatatatggacttTCATGCATACACATGTGATACTTTTCATCTACGGCAACGATGCCCGCAGCCTGTCTTACTTATACCGTAAAATTTTGCAAATGTTTCCTCTCTTTCCATCTACGGCAGCATTTGTGTATTATCTACTGCCTATCAATCTCGAATATTgatattccgacttatatcacGAATTTGCAGCCGTAAATTAGAGATGCATGGTGATAGAGATCTAACATAAGAAGTACGTACCAGCCGACGACCACTTTGATCTCGAGCTTAAGCAAATCCATTATTACGTAGTCTGAAATTATACTGACGTATGTTCCGATCAATTGGTATGTTGTGAATAATTAACACGGTAAATTAAATGGTCCAGTGGGAAGGTGGGGTGGCGCTTTCCTGAGCAAGTCTTGGCACGTGTGGTACGCGCTGCCATGCTTTTGTACACGTAAAAGCTCCACTTCACAGTCCCATaaatcatattatttttatcgCGATAGACTGCTTGATATTCGAAAATCATCCCGATTAATTGAGGTTCGACTAAAAGCAGTTCACTCAGGGATAATACTTTACGGTATGTACTATGGTATCCGAAAACCTAATGAGTATCTAATTCGAACCGGGTCGATTCGCTAAGATGTAAAGTTCTTCCAATTAAGAGATTTTCTCTATCCACAAGAATTGAATTCGAAATCTTGTTTAAGGGGAACAAGTATCGAACAGGTTGAACCAACACTCGTCGGTTATGAATAATACTTTTTCAACCgtaaattttttccattcacattCGAATAATTCGAAACTTGATGTAATGTGAACGGACGCCGGGCGATCTGAAAATTCCGCTTTGATATATTGGATAAAATGACAATTCATAACaccaattaaaaaataagggataaaaagggggggaaaaacAATAATGATTTATGGGACCAATGCAACACCAACGCCTTTTGTCCCAAGCTGGGACTGGACGCCATTTGTATATAAAGCAAGGCATTAAGCAACAGAGGTTGGTGCGTCTCCCCTGCTTTCTCTCATCTTCTGTTTCTTCCTCTCCTCTGTTTACGAAATAAGAGAGaacttcttcatcttcttcaagctCTCCCATTGCTTGATTGCTCAAGTGATCACGATCAGGATACAACGCCATGGGGAGACAACCATGCTGCGACAAAGTAGGGCTGAAGAAGGGGCCATGGACTGCTGAGGAGGACAAGAAGCTCATCAACTTCATGCTCACCAATGGCCAATGTTGCTGGCGAGCTCTCCCCAAGCTTGCAGGTCCTCCTCCCACTCTTTCTCGACCGAGTCTCGAACCTGCCCTCTGATACTTGATGAAATGTGTTACGACTTACGCTTGAGTTCCGGTCGGTTTACGGATATTGAGAGGTGATGTTGCGTGGCTAAACAGGGCTGCTTAGGTGTGGGAAGAGCTGCAGGCTGAGATGGACAAACTATCTCAGGCCAGACCTGAAGAGAGGGCTCCTCTCTGAATCTGAGGAGAAGCTGGTCATTGACCTTCATGCTCAGCTTGGCAACAGGTTAGATTCAATCGCTCCGATCGATTAATTCCGTGACTCTCTTAATGCTTTTCTTTACGAGGGATCGATATAGCTCGGTTGCATGGACTACGTCACGTGTCGCGGACCGTACATTTATTTACTAGGCTCATACAATAATTTCTAGCAGGACAATTTCACATAATGTTACAAATATTAATGTGTCAATGTGTCTTATCGGTTCCTCTAACATGTGTTCGTCATGAAAGGCACAACCGTTGATGCCCTTCTGCAACTTTTGATGGAAAGTTGTCAGAGTCAACTACATAGTTGAAATATGAATATGCGTCCCATGTAGTCATCTTTATGATTGATTTTATTAAAGGTAGAACAGTTCAATTCATTATTATCCTAACACATTGGTCCTTATTCATCATAACATTTCCatcattgcaattttatcatgCTAAGGTTGATGGGCGCATGCCATGTTTATGCAGATGGTCCAAGATCGCTTCTCACCTTCCCGGACGGACGGACAACGAGATAAAGAATCACTGGAACACCCATATCAAGAAGAAGCTCAAGAAGATGGGGATCGACCCTGTGACCCACAAGCCTATAACTTCTCCCGACCCGACCGATGATCAAACCAAAGAACAGAACCAACCAAACGAACAGTTCGCTCCTGCATCGTCTTCCATGAGCCCGAACAAATCATTGGTATCCGCCATTACAGAGGAGACCAAGGAAGACAGGGTCGACAGAACAACACTGAGCACATCTAACAAAATCTGCACGGATGATATTCCTCTGATTGACCCGAGTGAAATCCTAGTCCAACCTCGTTCATCTTCGTCGGCATCTTCTACATCGTCGTCATCTTCGTCGGATAGCATTTTGCAAGATCTCGATTTTCCGAGTATGGACTGGTCCTGTGACAATAATGTCAACCTCATCAGCTTACTCGAGGATGATTTCAAGTGGGAAGATCTGTTGATCGATGACGATGGGAATAGCAATATGATCACCATTGATCCAATTGACGACCAAGCATCTCAAGACTGGGCGTACGGCCTATTGTTATGACCCTCTTGAGTCAAATTTTCCTTTCAGTTAGTTCTctcttagtttttttttttattcagaGGGAAATAAAACAAATTCGAGTTTGCTCATATATAATTCCTTTtacaagaaaaaggaaatagtctctatctatctatataaatatatg is a genomic window containing:
- the LOC116202435 gene encoding transcription factor MYB20-like translates to MGRQPCCDKVGLKKGPWTAEEDKKLINFMLTNGQCCWRALPKLAGLLRCGKSCRLRWTNYLRPDLKRGLLSESEEKLVIDLHAQLGNRWSKIASHLPGRTDNEIKNHWNTHIKKKLKKMGIDPVTHKPITSPDPTDDQTKEQNQPNEQFAPASSSMSPNKSLVSAITEETKEDRVDRTTLSTSNKICTDDIPLIDPSEILVQPRSSSSASSTSSSSSSDSILQDLDFPSMDWSCDNNVNLISLLEDDFKWEDLLIDDDGNSNMITIDPIDDQASQDWAYGLLL